The Clostridioides sp. ES-S-0010-02 genome window below encodes:
- a CDS encoding alpha/beta-type small acid-soluble spore protein: protein MASNNNNNKTVVPGAKEALNQMKLEIANELGMSNYQQVDKGNLTARENGYVGGYMTKKLVEMAEQQMAGKNNR, encoded by the coding sequence ATGGCAAGTAACAATAACAACAACAAAACAGTAGTACCAGGAGCAAAAGAAGCTTTAAACCAAATGAAATTAGAAATAGCTAATGAACTTGGTATGAGTAATTATCAACAAGTTGATAAAGGAAACCTTACTGCAAGAGAAAATGGTTATGTAGGTGGATACATGACTAAAAAATTAGTTGAAATGGCTGAACAACAAATGGCTGGAAAAAACAACAGATAG
- a CDS encoding phosphate propanoyltransferase, protein MKLPIALSNKHVHLSQADIDVLFGAGHELTKFKPLSQPGQFACEEKVDLVGPKGTLKGVRVLGPARPQTQVEISLADGFPLGVKAPIKESGDIAGTPGVKLVGPAGEVEMKEGVIVASRHIHMSNEDAAKFGVTDKQIVKVKTSGPRALVFENVLVRASDSFNLEMHVDMEEGNAAGVKNGDLVELIVD, encoded by the coding sequence ATGAAATTACCAATAGCATTATCTAATAAACATGTTCATTTGAGTCAAGCTGATATAGACGTATTATTTGGAGCAGGTCATGAATTAACTAAATTTAAACCATTATCTCAACCAGGACAATTTGCCTGTGAAGAAAAAGTTGATTTAGTCGGTCCAAAGGGGACTCTAAAAGGAGTTAGAGTTTTAGGACCAGCTAGACCTCAAACTCAAGTTGAGATTTCTTTAGCAGATGGATTCCCATTAGGAGTAAAAGCTCCAATAAAAGAATCTGGTGATATAGCTGGAACTCCTGGTGTTAAATTAGTAGGACCAGCTGGAGAAGTTGAAATGAAAGAAGGAGTTATAGTTGCTTCTAGACATATACATATGAGCAATGAAGATGCTGCTAAATTTGGTGTAACTGATAAACAAATAGTAAAAGTTAAAACATCTGGACCAAGAGCATTAGTATTTGAAAATGTATTAGTAAGAGCTAGTGATAGCTTTAATTTAGAAATGCATGTTGACATGGAAGAA
- a CDS encoding NAD(P)/FAD-dependent oxidoreductase, with protein MKKIVVIGGGPAGMIAASTASKRGFDVTLIEKNHKLGKKLAITGKGRCNITNDCDIEELIENVPTNGKFLYSAFYTFTNDDVISMFNNLGVKTKTERGKRVFPESDKAFDVVKALEKQVRSKKVNILLNSKVEKIISKNNKIEKVVLNNKKEIKCDSVIIATGGLSYPLTGSTGDGYKFAISQGHTIVDTKPSLIGMEVQEGFVKDLEKLSLRNVEIRVFNSKKKKVYNDFGELEFTKFGLDGPIIKSASCRMKDTTKENYTILLDLKPALDEEKLDKRVQKDFQKHTNKKFEKALDDLLPKKLIPIIINLSEISPDTVVHQVSREERKNLVHLLKNLKFTVKRYRPIDEAIITSGGVKVNEINSSTMESKLIEGLFFAGEVIDIDAYTGGFNLQIAFSTGYLAGFNC; from the coding sequence TTGAAGAAAATAGTAGTAATAGGCGGTGGACCAGCAGGGATGATAGCAGCCTCAACTGCATCTAAAAGAGGGTTTGATGTAACTTTAATTGAAAAAAATCATAAGTTAGGCAAGAAGCTTGCAATAACAGGAAAAGGTAGATGCAATATAACTAATGATTGTGATATAGAAGAATTAATAGAAAATGTTCCTACAAATGGTAAATTCTTATATAGTGCTTTTTACACTTTTACAAATGATGATGTAATAAGTATGTTTAATAATCTTGGAGTAAAAACTAAAACAGAAAGAGGAAAAAGAGTTTTTCCAGAAAGCGATAAAGCGTTTGATGTTGTAAAAGCTCTTGAAAAACAAGTAAGAAGCAAAAAAGTAAATATATTATTAAACTCTAAGGTAGAAAAAATAATATCTAAAAATAATAAAATTGAAAAAGTAGTTCTAAACAATAAAAAAGAAATCAAGTGTGATTCTGTCATAATAGCAACGGGTGGATTAAGTTATCCACTTACTGGTTCTACTGGTGATGGATATAAATTTGCTATTTCGCAGGGTCATACTATTGTAGATACAAAACCATCTTTGATTGGTATGGAAGTTCAAGAAGGTTTTGTAAAAGATTTAGAAAAATTATCATTAAGAAATGTTGAGATAAGAGTGTTTAATAGTAAAAAAAAGAAAGTGTATAATGATTTTGGAGAACTTGAATTTACTAAATTTGGTTTAGATGGACCTATAATAAAGTCTGCAAGCTGTAGGATGAAAGATACAACTAAAGAAAATTATACTATACTGTTGGATTTAAAACCTGCATTAGATGAAGAAAAATTAGATAAAAGAGTTCAAAAAGATTTTCAAAAACATACAAATAAAAAATTTGAAAAAGCATTGGATGACTTGCTTCCTAAAAAACTTATACCTATAATAATAAATTTAAGTGAGATTTCTCCAGATACAGTTGTTCATCAAGTTTCTAGAGAAGAAAGAAAAAATTTAGTTCATTTACTAAAAAATTTGAAATTTACAGTAAAAAGATATAGACCTATTGACGAAGCCATAATAACTTCTGGTGGAGTAAAAGTGAATGAGATAAACTCAAGTACAATGGAATCAAAATTGATAGAAGGTTTATTTTTTGCTGGTGAAGTAATAGATATAGATGCATACACAGGAGGATTTAATTTGCAAATAGCTTTTTCGACTGGATATTTGGCAGGTTTTAATTGCTAA
- a CDS encoding SpoIIE family protein phosphatase — MTNGNYKMKNLVEISAMVTESTDFFNIKDKIIEKMLEVVHPTKACVNLFYKNDSKYAYLVCSQTLEYVPQIFPINSLKGAKIDFDTYPEYIHEAVNEKKIIYVKNVFEDSRAEGERDLAKSEGYIGRIVFPFIINNEVVGFMTCFLTEEDFLTEQDIDFISSVASLLSLSIEITNKNNNVQILVDKLRGSISAINEATKKLYLNKSIDGFLENLSKQACNITNSKEALIIITGHDNKDKIFSCYNTEHKKKTNLYPMLDKFVNKESLGGYLNNLKPCSQKGINLESYIYYKLQDKNETIGCIVCANSKNYTSDDLNILSILSKQVLVGMQLYEHNEKEVKHKVLENELNVLNKQQQLIMDKGKMDCNDEKELYFYHKPARVVGGDFYYATKVDSEHIVYIVADVMGHGMVSNYVVAMIKGAFKVLCNQYKTPQEIMTNLNSMLYDEFDKMGVFTTCLIGLIDIKENMITVSNAGHYSPVVVKKDGTIETNLNCKKGIPIGVMEDATYENNTLSMEDYAMVCMYTDGILEIKNKSKEEYGIDRLENFLKENFRLNHQLIVENLKLDLRNFSSKDNYDDDILIVMLKDR; from the coding sequence ATGACTAATGGCAATTATAAAATGAAGAATTTAGTGGAAATATCTGCTATGGTGACTGAATCTACAGATTTTTTTAATATAAAAGATAAAATAATAGAAAAAATGTTAGAGGTTGTTCACCCTACAAAGGCATGTGTAAATCTATTTTATAAAAATGATTCTAAATATGCCTATTTAGTATGTTCACAAACTTTAGAATATGTACCTCAAATTTTTCCAATCAATAGTCTTAAAGGTGCAAAAATTGATTTTGACACATATCCAGAATATATCCATGAAGCTGTAAATGAGAAAAAGATAATATATGTAAAAAATGTATTTGAAGATTCTAGAGCAGAAGGGGAACGAGATTTAGCAAAATCTGAAGGTTACATTGGTAGAATAGTTTTTCCTTTTATCATAAATAATGAAGTAGTTGGATTTATGACTTGCTTTTTGACAGAAGAAGATTTTCTAACAGAACAAGATATAGACTTTATATCTTCTGTTGCATCTCTCTTAAGTTTATCAATAGAAATAACTAATAAAAATAATAATGTACAAATTTTGGTTGATAAATTAAGAGGTTCAATAAGTGCTATAAATGAAGCTACTAAAAAATTATATCTCAATAAAAGTATAGATGGATTTTTAGAAAACTTAAGTAAACAGGCGTGTAATATCACTAATAGTAAAGAAGCTTTGATAATTATAACAGGTCATGATAATAAAGATAAGATATTTAGCTGTTATAATACAGAGCATAAGAAGAAAACAAATTTATATCCTATGTTAGACAAGTTTGTAAATAAAGAATCCTTAGGAGGATATTTAAATAATTTAAAACCATGTTCACAAAAAGGGATAAACTTGGAAAGTTATATATATTACAAACTCCAAGATAAAAATGAGACTATAGGATGCATTGTTTGTGCAAACAGCAAAAACTACACTAGTGATGATTTAAATATTCTTAGTATATTATCTAAACAGGTTTTGGTTGGTATGCAGTTATATGAGCACAATGAAAAAGAAGTAAAGCACAAGGTTCTTGAGAATGAGTTAAATGTATTAAATAAACAGCAACAACTTATTATGGACAAAGGTAAAATGGATTGTAATGATGAAAAAGAACTTTATTTTTATCATAAACCAGCAAGAGTAGTAGGTGGAGATTTTTACTATGCTACAAAGGTAGATTCTGAACACATAGTTTATATTGTTGCTGATGTAATGGGTCATGGAATGGTTTCGAATTATGTTGTTGCAATGATAAAAGGTGCTTTTAAAGTGTTATGTAATCAGTATAAGACACCACAAGAAATAATGACAAATTTAAATAGTATGTTATATGATGAATTTGACAAGATGGGAGTATTTACAACTTGTTTGATTGGACTTATAGATATTAAAGAAAATATGATTACAGTATCTAATGCAGGACACTATAGCCCTGTAGTTGTAAAAAAAGATGGAACAATAGAAACTAACTTAAATTGTAAAAAGGGAATACCTATTGGGGTAATGGAAGATGCAACATATGAAAACAATACTCTTTCAATGGAAGACTATGCAATGGTATGTATGTATACTGATGGAATTTTAGAAATAAAAAATAAATCAAAAGAAGAATATGGTATAGATAGATTAGAAAACTTTTTAAAAGAAAATTTTAGATTAAATCACCAGTTGATAGTAGAAAATTTAAAATTAGATTTAAGAAACTTTTCATCAAAAGATAATTATGATGATGATATTTTAATCGTTATGTTAAAGGATAGGTAG
- a CDS encoding flavodoxin family protein gives MDLNNKIELESPEIIIINGSPRNNRNCSFIANEIKLKLEESGLSSKIFNIYDMYIEYCTACGFCNKTGYCKFNDDMKPLYKMFDKSKGTIVISPVHFDSISAKVKTVVDRTQAIYASKYILNKPSIDRNKKRIGMYIAVGGSKPYDSQFKGGQIVMDFFFKSINTKLLHNIYLNNTDNIPYRDNQEFKDTLSKSLKVYIDSI, from the coding sequence ATGGATTTAAATAATAAAATAGAACTTGAAAGTCCAGAAATTATAATAATAAATGGAAGTCCGAGAAATAATAGAAACTGTAGTTTTATAGCAAATGAAATAAAACTTAAATTAGAAGAGAGTGGACTTAGTAGTAAAATATTCAATATATATGATATGTATATTGAATATTGTACAGCATGTGGGTTTTGTAATAAGACAGGGTATTGCAAATTTAATGATGATATGAAACCTCTATATAAAATGTTTGATAAATCAAAAGGAACTATAGTAATAAGTCCTGTACATTTTGATTCAATATCAGCTAAAGTAAAAACTGTTGTTGATAGAACTCAAGCTATCTATGCGAGTAAGTATATATTAAATAAGCCTTCAATTGATAGGAATAAAAAGCGTATAGGTATGTACATTGCAGTAGGAGGTAGTAAACCTTATGATTCACAATTTAAAGGTGGGCAAATAGTTATGGACTTTTTCTTTAAGAGTATAAATACTAAACTTTTACACAATATATATTTAAACAATACAGATAATATACCCTACAGAGATAATCAAGAGTTTAAAGACACTCTGTCGAAGAGTCTAAAAGTTTATATTGATTCAATATAA